One Streptomyces mobaraensis NBRC 13819 = DSM 40847 DNA segment encodes these proteins:
- a CDS encoding primosomal protein N', whose product MSSENGHPEPAPPQGEQLALIRETVRKAKKPRAKPRTWRGAALAKELPVAKVLVDKGPVHLDKLWDYAVPAELDADARPGARVRVRFGAGTRNVRDGRREGGGLLDGFIVERVPESDYQGPLAAIAQVLSPEPVLGPRLFALCRSVADRYAGSLADVLQLAVPPRHARIEGEPSGPLLPPPAAPDPGGWARYPTGPGYLEAVARGESPRAVWTALPGPQWADELARAAAAALASRRGALVVVPDGRAAARVDAALTALLGPGRHVLLTADTGPEERYRRWLAVNRGAVRAVVGTRAAMFAPVRDLGFVAIWDDADSSHAEQHAPQPHAREVLLLRAAQEKAAFLLGAFGCSVEAAQLVRTGWALPLAADRARVRAAAPLVRTVGDGDLARDEAARAARLPSLAWQVAREGLRHGPVLVQVPRRGYVPRLACERCREPARCGRCAGPLEARGGDGALHCGWCGVEAVNWHCPECAGSRLRAQVVGARRTAEELGRAFPAVPVRTSGRDHVLDTVPGAPALVVATPGAEPVAEGGYAAALLLDGWALLGLPDLRAGEEALRRWLAASALVRGQAAGGTVVVVAEPTLRPVQALVRWDPEGHAVRELAERAELGFPPVSRMAAVSGPPEAVAEFLAAAELPEGADVLGPVPVPPPAAGRPRRPGDPPPGEHWERALVRVRPGQGAALAAALRTAQAVRLARRDGEPVRLRMDPPDIG is encoded by the coding sequence GTGAGCAGCGAGAACGGGCACCCCGAACCAGCACCCCCGCAAGGGGAACAGCTCGCGCTGATCCGCGAAACCGTACGCAAGGCGAAGAAGCCGCGGGCCAAGCCGCGAACGTGGCGGGGCGCCGCGCTGGCGAAGGAGTTGCCGGTCGCGAAGGTGCTGGTCGACAAGGGGCCGGTGCACCTGGACAAGTTGTGGGACTACGCCGTGCCCGCCGAGCTGGACGCGGACGCCCGCCCGGGCGCCCGGGTGCGGGTCCGCTTCGGCGCGGGCACCCGCAACGTACGGGACGGGCGCCGCGAGGGCGGCGGTCTGCTCGACGGCTTCATCGTGGAGCGGGTACCGGAGTCCGACTACCAGGGGCCGCTCGCCGCCATCGCCCAGGTCCTCTCGCCCGAACCCGTCCTCGGCCCGCGGCTGTTCGCGCTCTGCCGGTCCGTCGCCGACCGGTACGCGGGCTCGCTCGCCGACGTCCTCCAGCTGGCCGTGCCGCCCCGGCACGCCCGGATCGAGGGCGAGCCGTCCGGGCCGCTGCTGCCCCCGCCCGCCGCGCCGGACCCCGGCGGCTGGGCCCGCTACCCCACCGGCCCCGGCTATCTGGAGGCCGTGGCCCGGGGCGAGAGCCCGCGGGCGGTGTGGACGGCGCTCCCCGGGCCGCAGTGGGCCGACGAGCTGGCCCGGGCCGCCGCGGCGGCGCTCGCCTCGCGGCGCGGCGCGCTGGTCGTCGTCCCCGACGGGCGGGCCGCGGCCCGGGTCGACGCCGCGCTCACCGCGCTGCTCGGGCCCGGCCGGCACGTCCTGCTCACCGCCGACACCGGGCCCGAGGAGCGCTACCGGCGCTGGCTCGCGGTCAACCGCGGCGCGGTACGGGCCGTCGTCGGCACCCGCGCCGCCATGTTCGCGCCCGTGCGGGACCTGGGCTTCGTCGCGATCTGGGACGACGCGGACTCCAGCCACGCCGAGCAGCACGCGCCGCAGCCGCACGCCCGCGAGGTGCTCCTGCTGCGCGCGGCCCAGGAGAAGGCCGCGTTCCTGCTGGGCGCCTTCGGGTGCAGCGTCGAGGCGGCGCAGCTGGTCCGTACGGGCTGGGCGCTGCCGCTGGCCGCCGACCGGGCCCGCGTCCGGGCCGCCGCGCCGCTGGTCCGCACGGTCGGCGACGGCGATCTCGCCCGGGACGAGGCGGCGCGCGCCGCCCGGCTGCCCTCACTGGCCTGGCAGGTGGCCCGGGAGGGGCTGCGGCACGGCCCGGTGCTGGTCCAGGTGCCCCGCCGGGGCTACGTCCCCCGGCTCGCCTGCGAGCGCTGCCGCGAGCCCGCTCGGTGCGGGCGCTGCGCCGGCCCCCTGGAGGCGCGCGGCGGCGACGGCGCGCTGCACTGCGGCTGGTGCGGCGTGGAGGCGGTCAATTGGCACTGCCCCGAGTGCGCCGGATCCCGGCTGCGCGCCCAGGTGGTGGGGGCGCGCCGGACCGCCGAGGAGCTCGGCCGGGCGTTCCCCGCCGTCCCGGTCCGCACCTCGGGCCGCGACCACGTACTGGACACCGTCCCCGGCGCCCCCGCCCTGGTCGTCGCCACGCCCGGCGCGGAGCCGGTCGCCGAGGGCGGCTACGCGGCGGCCCTGCTGCTCGACGGCTGGGCCCTGCTCGGCCTGCCCGACCTGCGGGCGGGGGAGGAGGCCCTGCGCCGCTGGCTGGCCGCGTCCGCGCTGGTGCGGGGGCAGGCGGCGGGCGGCACGGTCGTCGTCGTGGCCGAGCCGACGCTGCGGCCGGTGCAGGCGCTGGTCCGCTGGGACCCGGAGGGCCACGCCGTGCGGGAGCTCGCCGAACGGGCGGAGCTGGGCTTCCCGCCGGTCTCCCGGATGGCCGCGGTCAGCGGGCCGCCGGAGGCCGTCGCGGAGTTCCTGGCGGCGGCGGAGCTGCCGGAGGGGGCCGACGTCCTCGGGCCCGTCCCGGTGCCGCCGCCGGCCGCCGGGCGCCCGCGCCGCCCCGGCGATCCGCCGCCGGGGGAGCACTGGGAGCGGGCGCTGGTCCGCGTCCGCCCCGGGCAGGGCGCCGCGCTGGCCGCCGCGCTGCGGACCGCGCAGGCGGTCCGGCTCGCCCGCCGGGACGGTGAGCCGGTACGGCTGCGGATGGATCCGCCGGACATCGGCTGA
- the fmt gene encoding methionyl-tRNA formyltransferase, with amino-acid sequence MRLVFAGTPEVAVPALDALLASDRHEVVAVVTRPDAPAGRGRRMVASPVAERAEEAGIEVLKPNRPRDEDFLARLREIAPDCCPVVAYGALLPKAALEIPRHGWVNLHFSLLPAWRGAAPVQHAVMAGDEVTGASTFLIEEGLDSGPVYGVLTERIRPTDTSGDLLTRLALAGGGLLAATMDGIEDGTLEAVPQPAEGVSLAPKISVEDARIDWTAPALRCDRVVRGCAPAPGAWTVFRGERLKVMSLALAPERTDLAPGEIAAGKKSVHVGTGSHAVELQWVRPQGKKPMQAADWARGVRITAGEKLGDGPAA; translated from the coding sequence ATGAGGCTCGTCTTCGCCGGTACTCCCGAGGTCGCGGTCCCCGCCCTCGACGCCCTGCTCGCCTCGGACCGCCACGAGGTCGTCGCCGTGGTCACCCGCCCGGACGCCCCGGCCGGGCGGGGCCGGCGGATGGTCGCCAGCCCGGTCGCCGAGCGCGCCGAGGAAGCGGGCATCGAGGTCCTCAAGCCGAACCGGCCGCGCGACGAGGACTTCCTCGCCCGGCTCCGCGAGATCGCGCCCGACTGCTGCCCGGTCGTCGCCTACGGCGCGCTGCTGCCCAAGGCCGCCCTGGAGATCCCCCGCCACGGCTGGGTGAACCTGCACTTCTCGCTGCTCCCGGCCTGGCGCGGCGCCGCCCCCGTGCAGCACGCGGTGATGGCCGGCGACGAGGTCACCGGCGCCTCGACCTTCCTCATCGAGGAGGGCCTCGACTCGGGTCCCGTCTACGGCGTCCTCACCGAGCGGATCCGCCCCACGGACACCAGCGGCGACCTGCTGACGCGGCTCGCGCTCGCCGGCGGCGGGCTGCTCGCCGCGACGATGGACGGGATCGAGGACGGCACCCTGGAGGCCGTCCCGCAGCCCGCCGAGGGCGTCTCCCTGGCCCCCAAGATCAGCGTCGAGGACGCCCGGATCGACTGGACCGCCCCCGCCCTGCGCTGCGACCGCGTCGTCCGGGGCTGCGCCCCCGCCCCCGGCGCGTGGACGGTGTTCCGCGGCGAGCGGCTGAAGGTCATGTCGCTGGCGCTTGCCCCGGAGCGCACGGACCTCGCGCCCGGCGAGATCGCCGCCGGGAAGAAGAGCGTCCACGTCGGCACCGGCTCGCACGCCGTCGAGCTCCAGTGGGTGCGGCCGCAGGGCAAGAAGCCCATGCAGGCCGCCGACTGGGCCCGCGGTGTCCGCATCACCGCAGGCGAGAAGCTCGGGGACGGCCCGGCGGCGTAG
- a CDS encoding MFS transporter: MPDDIGRRRRVLVLLICCTSLLLVSLDGSAVNIALPALSTELHASMAGLQWIVDSYLLVLASLLMLAGSTADRIGRRRTFTAGLVVFTTGSLLCGFAPGLGWLVAFRVVQAIGGSMLNPVAMAIITNTFTDRAERARAIGVWGGVLGISMALGPVVGGALVDSVGWRAIFWINVPIGIAAVVLCRRFVPESKAARVRRFDPVGQLLVVVLLASLVYAVITGRERGWASAPIVALFALAAVVLVVLVGYERRRAEPLIEPRYFRSVPFSGASVIGFCGVGALGGFLFVEPLYLQGVRGLSAVDAGLYTLPLAAMMLVAGPVSGRLVAARGPRLPLVVAGTAITLAALGLTRVDADTPTAWLLADHALFGLGFGLMNPPITTTAVTGMPAERAGTAAGMMSTARQVGQASGVAVIGTVVSAHLDGPVRTHFAAASHGGWWIVTACGLVVAVLGAATTGPRARRTAVAAAAALTGEPAPERAGAGPVAGPVAGEAAGAGGGPGSGPAHAAGGGPAQAPESGPAQASGNGPAQASGSGSDQEQERLMKSAISPSDAVPE, encoded by the coding sequence ATGCCGGACGACATAGGACGCCGGCGCCGCGTGCTGGTGCTGCTGATCTGCTGTACGAGTCTGCTGCTGGTGAGCCTGGACGGCTCGGCCGTCAACATCGCGCTGCCGGCCCTGTCGACCGAACTGCACGCTTCGATGGCGGGGTTGCAGTGGATCGTCGACTCATACCTTCTGGTGCTGGCGAGCCTGCTGATGCTCGCGGGGTCGACGGCGGACCGCATCGGGCGGCGGCGCACGTTCACGGCCGGTCTCGTGGTCTTCACCACCGGGTCGCTGCTGTGCGGTTTCGCGCCGGGGCTCGGCTGGCTGGTCGCCTTCCGGGTGGTGCAGGCGATCGGCGGGTCCATGCTCAACCCCGTGGCCATGGCCATTATCACCAACACCTTCACCGACCGTGCCGAGCGGGCCCGGGCGATCGGGGTGTGGGGCGGAGTGCTCGGCATCAGCATGGCGCTCGGGCCGGTGGTCGGCGGGGCGCTGGTGGACTCGGTGGGCTGGCGGGCGATCTTCTGGATCAACGTGCCGATCGGGATCGCGGCGGTGGTGCTGTGCCGCCGCTTCGTCCCCGAGTCCAAGGCGGCCCGGGTGCGCCGGTTCGACCCGGTGGGGCAGCTCCTCGTCGTGGTGCTGCTGGCCTCCCTGGTGTACGCGGTGATCACCGGCCGGGAGCGGGGCTGGGCGTCGGCGCCGATCGTCGCGCTGTTCGCGCTGGCCGCCGTCGTCCTGGTGGTCCTGGTCGGGTACGAGCGGCGGCGCGCGGAGCCGCTGATCGAACCGCGCTACTTCCGGAGCGTGCCCTTCAGCGGGGCGAGCGTGATCGGGTTCTGCGGGGTGGGGGCGCTGGGCGGGTTCCTCTTCGTCGAGCCGCTCTACCTGCAGGGCGTCCGCGGCCTGTCGGCGGTGGACGCGGGGCTGTACACGCTGCCCCTCGCCGCGATGATGCTGGTGGCCGGGCCGGTGTCCGGACGGCTGGTGGCGGCCCGCGGGCCCCGGCTGCCGCTGGTGGTCGCCGGTACGGCGATCACGCTGGCCGCCCTCGGTCTGACCCGGGTGGACGCGGACACGCCCACGGCGTGGCTGCTCGCCGACCACGCGCTGTTCGGGCTCGGCTTCGGGCTGATGAACCCGCCGATCACCACGACCGCCGTCACCGGCATGCCCGCCGAACGGGCCGGCACGGCGGCCGGGATGATGTCCACCGCCCGGCAGGTCGGCCAGGCGTCCGGCGTGGCCGTCATCGGCACGGTGGTCTCCGCGCACCTCGACGGGCCCGTGCGCACCCACTTCGCCGCGGCGAGCCACGGCGGGTGGTGGATCGTCACCGCCTGCGGCCTCGTCGTCGCCGTCCTCGGGGCCGCGACCACCGGGCCCCGGGCCCGGCGCACGGCGGTGGCGGCGGCCGCCGCCCTCACCGGGGAGCCCGCGCCGGAGCGGGCCGGTGCCGGCCCGGTCGCCGGCCCGGTCGCCGGAGAGGCGGCCGGTGCGGGCGGCGGTCCCGGGAGCGGGCCGGCTCACGCGGCGGGAGGCGGGCCCGCCCAGGCCCCGGAGAGCGGGCCCGCCCAGGCGTCCGGGAACGGGCCGGCCCAAGCGTCCGGGAGCGGGTCGGATCAGGAGCAGGAGCGGCTCATGAAGAGCGCGATTTCCCCCTCGGACGCCGTCCCGGAATAA
- a CDS encoding GNAT family N-acetyltransferase, which produces MTHQEIICRPSGPEDDAAVAALDGSFTTDTVYAVTPFPGSAEGFALRPVPVDPPVRKVFPDDEPDGEEAGDGARRYAAFAGDELCGFVATSYEPWNRRLTVEDIEVAPAYRGRGVGRALMECVAEQARECGAGHVWLEVTNINAPAIRSYLRMGFSFCGMDTTLYSGTASEGEIALFMSRSCS; this is translated from the coding sequence ATGACGCACCAGGAGATCATCTGCCGCCCCTCGGGGCCGGAGGACGACGCGGCCGTGGCCGCCCTCGACGGCTCCTTCACCACCGACACCGTGTACGCGGTGACCCCCTTCCCCGGCTCCGCCGAGGGCTTCGCCCTCCGGCCGGTGCCGGTCGACCCGCCCGTCCGCAAGGTGTTCCCCGACGACGAGCCGGACGGCGAGGAGGCGGGGGACGGCGCCCGCCGGTACGCGGCGTTCGCCGGCGACGAGCTCTGCGGCTTCGTCGCCACCTCCTACGAGCCGTGGAACCGCCGGCTCACCGTCGAGGACATCGAGGTGGCCCCGGCGTACCGGGGGCGGGGTGTCGGCCGGGCCCTCATGGAATGCGTCGCCGAACAGGCCAGGGAATGCGGCGCGGGGCATGTGTGGCTGGAAGTCACCAACATCAATGCCCCTGCCATCCGTTCCTATCTCCGCATGGGTTTCTCGTTTTGCGGAATGGACACCACGCTTTATTCCGGGACGGCGTCCGAGGGGGAAATCGCGCTCTTCATGAGCCGCTCCTGCTCCTGA
- a CDS encoding RsmB/NOP family class I SAM-dependent RNA methyltransferase, translated as MNDQQPPRRKNGRPAKPHRRPKKDPVRILAFEALRAVDERDAYANLVLPPLLRKAREKHEDFDARDAALATELVYGTLRRQGTYDAILAACVDRPLREVDPPVLDVLSLGVHQLLGTRIPPHAAVSATVELARVVCGDGRAKFVNAVLRKVTAHDLDGWLERVAPPYDDDPEEHLAVVHAHPRWIVSALWDALGGGRAGIEDLLDADNERPDVTLVARPGRATTAELLTALGEDGALPGRWSPHAVRLVEGGEPGAIDAVREGRAGVQDEGSQLVALALAAAPLDGPDRRWLDGCAGPGGKAALLAALAAERGAALLAAERQPHRARLVGRALAGNPGPYQVVTADGTRPPWRPGSFDRALVDVPCTGLGALRRRPEARWRRRAEDVAGFGPLQRDLLHEALLSVRIGGVVGYATCSPHPAETRAVVQDVLKRDGVEAEWIDARPLLPGVPALGDGPDVQLWPHLHGTDAMYLALLRRTG; from the coding sequence GTGAACGATCAGCAGCCGCCTCGTCGGAAGAACGGCCGCCCTGCGAAGCCGCACCGCCGGCCCAAGAAGGACCCGGTCCGGATCCTCGCCTTCGAGGCGCTGCGGGCCGTCGACGAGCGCGACGCGTACGCGAACCTGGTGCTCCCCCCGCTGCTGCGCAAGGCGCGGGAGAAGCACGAGGACTTCGACGCCCGGGACGCCGCCCTCGCCACCGAGCTGGTCTACGGCACGCTGCGCCGGCAGGGGACGTACGACGCGATCCTCGCCGCGTGCGTCGACCGGCCGCTGCGCGAGGTGGACCCGCCGGTGCTCGATGTGCTGAGCCTCGGCGTCCACCAGCTGCTCGGCACCCGCATCCCGCCGCACGCGGCCGTGTCGGCCACCGTCGAACTGGCCCGCGTGGTCTGCGGCGACGGCCGGGCGAAGTTCGTCAACGCCGTGCTGCGCAAGGTCACCGCGCACGATCTGGACGGCTGGCTGGAGCGGGTCGCCCCGCCCTACGACGACGACCCCGAGGAGCACCTCGCCGTCGTCCACGCGCACCCGCGCTGGATCGTCTCCGCGCTGTGGGACGCGCTCGGCGGCGGCCGCGCCGGCATCGAGGACCTGCTCGACGCCGACAACGAGCGGCCCGACGTCACCCTCGTCGCGCGGCCCGGCCGCGCCACCACCGCCGAGCTGCTGACGGCGCTCGGCGAGGACGGCGCCCTGCCGGGCCGCTGGTCGCCGCACGCCGTCCGGCTGGTCGAGGGCGGCGAGCCCGGCGCGATCGACGCCGTGCGCGAGGGCCGGGCCGGCGTCCAGGACGAGGGCAGCCAGCTCGTCGCCCTCGCCCTCGCCGCGGCCCCGCTGGACGGGCCCGACCGCCGCTGGCTGGACGGCTGCGCGGGACCCGGCGGCAAGGCCGCGCTGCTCGCCGCCCTGGCCGCCGAGCGCGGCGCCGCCCTGCTCGCCGCCGAGCGCCAGCCGCACCGCGCCCGGCTGGTCGGCCGCGCGCTGGCCGGCAACCCCGGCCCGTACCAGGTGGTGACGGCCGACGGCACCCGCCCGCCGTGGCGTCCCGGCTCGTTCGACCGCGCCCTCGTCGACGTCCCCTGCACCGGCCTGGGCGCGCTGCGCCGCCGCCCCGAGGCCCGCTGGCGGCGGCGCGCGGAGGACGTGGCCGGGTTCGGGCCGCTCCAGCGCGACCTGCTGCACGAGGCGCTGCTGTCCGTGCGGATTGGCGGCGTCGTCGGCTACGCCACCTGCTCCCCGCACCCGGCGGAGACCCGGGCCGTGGTCCAGGACGTCCTCAAGCGCGACGGCGTCGAGGCCGAGTGGATCGACGCCCGCCCGCTGCTGCCCGGCGTCCCGGCGCTCGGCGACGGCCCGGACGTCCAGCTGTGGCCGCACCTGCACGGCACGGACGCGATGTACCTGGCGCTGCTGCGACGCACGGGCTGA
- a CDS encoding GuaB1 family IMP dehydrogenase-related protein — translation MRFLNDQKPPYDLTYDDVFMVPSRSAVGSRQGVDLSAPDGTGTTIPLVVANMTAIAGRRMAETVARRGGLVVIPQDIPIEVVTDVITWVKSRHHVLDTPIVLAPTQTVADALSLLPKRAHGAGVVVDGDHRPVGVVTEHDLTGVDRFTQLSEVMSKELLLLDADIDPREAFNQLDAAHRKLAPAVDKDGKLAGILTRKGALRATLYTPATDADGKLRVAAAVGINGDVAGKAKALLDAGADTIVVDTAHGHQESMIAAIKAVRALDPRVPIVAGNIVAAEGVRDLVEAGADIIKVGVGPGAMCTTRMMTGVGRPQFSAVLECAAEAKKYGKHVWADGGVRHPRDVAMALAAGASNVMIGSWFAGTYESPGDLQQSADGRLYKESFGMASARAVRNRTSEESAYDRARKGLFEEGISTSRMFLDPARPGVEDLIDSIIAGVRSSCTYAGAGNLAEFHERAVVGVQSAAGYAEGKPLHASWQ, via the coding sequence ATGCGTTTCCTCAACGATCAGAAGCCGCCGTACGACCTGACGTACGACGACGTCTTCATGGTGCCGAGCCGGTCCGCGGTCGGTTCCCGCCAGGGTGTGGACCTCTCCGCCCCGGACGGCACGGGCACCACCATCCCGCTCGTGGTCGCCAACATGACCGCCATCGCGGGCCGCCGCATGGCGGAGACCGTCGCCCGCCGCGGCGGCCTCGTGGTCATCCCCCAGGACATCCCGATCGAGGTCGTCACCGACGTCATCACCTGGGTCAAGAGCCGGCACCACGTGCTGGACACCCCCATCGTCCTCGCCCCCACCCAGACCGTCGCCGACGCGCTGTCCCTGCTGCCCAAGCGGGCGCACGGCGCCGGCGTCGTCGTGGACGGGGACCACCGGCCCGTCGGCGTGGTCACCGAGCACGACCTGACCGGTGTGGACCGCTTCACCCAGCTGTCCGAGGTCATGTCCAAGGAGCTGCTGCTCCTGGACGCCGACATCGACCCACGTGAGGCGTTCAACCAGCTGGACGCGGCCCACCGCAAGCTGGCGCCCGCCGTCGACAAGGACGGGAAGCTGGCGGGCATCCTCACCCGCAAGGGCGCCCTACGCGCCACCCTCTACACCCCGGCCACCGACGCCGACGGCAAGCTGCGCGTCGCCGCCGCCGTGGGCATCAACGGCGACGTGGCCGGCAAGGCCAAGGCGCTGCTGGACGCCGGCGCGGACACCATCGTGGTGGACACCGCGCACGGCCACCAGGAGTCGATGATCGCCGCGATCAAGGCCGTCCGGGCGCTGGACCCGCGGGTCCCGATCGTCGCGGGCAACATCGTCGCCGCCGAGGGCGTGCGCGACCTCGTCGAGGCCGGCGCGGACATCATCAAGGTCGGTGTGGGCCCCGGCGCCATGTGCACCACCCGCATGATGACCGGCGTGGGCCGGCCGCAGTTCTCCGCGGTGCTGGAGTGCGCCGCCGAGGCGAAGAAGTACGGCAAGCACGTCTGGGCCGACGGTGGCGTCCGCCACCCGCGCGATGTCGCCATGGCGCTGGCCGCCGGCGCCTCCAACGTGATGATCGGCTCCTGGTTCGCGGGCACCTACGAGTCCCCGGGCGACCTCCAGCAGTCCGCCGACGGCCGGCTGTACAAGGAGAGCTTCGGCATGGCCTCGGCCCGTGCCGTGCGCAACCGCACCTCGGAGGAGTCCGCCTACGACCGCGCCCGCAAGGGCCTGTTCGAGGAGGGCATCTCCACCTCGCGGATGTTCCTCGACCCGGCCCGCCCGGGCGTCGAGGATCTGATCGACTCGATCATCGCGGGCGTCCGCTCGTCCTGCACCTACGCGGGCGCGGGCAACCTCGCGGAGTTCCACGAGCGGGCCGTCGTCGGCGTCCAGAGCGCCGCCGGTTACGCGGAGGGCAAGCCGCTGCACGCCAGCTGGCAGTAG
- the rpe gene encoding ribulose-phosphate 3-epimerase has translation MTVQINPSILSADFARLADEAQAVKGADWLHVDVMDNHFVPNLTLGVPVVESLSRATSTPLDCHLMIEDPDRWAPQYVEAGAGSVTFHVEAAAAPVRLAREIRAKGARASMALKPATPIEPYEDLLPELDMLLIMTVEPGFGGQKFLDIMLPKIRRTRELISRHGLELWLQVDGGVSAETIERCAEAGADVFVAGSAVYGTDDPAAAVRSLRELAETATSAAPWACGH, from the coding sequence ATGACCGTCCAGATCAACCCCAGCATCCTCAGCGCGGACTTCGCCCGCCTGGCCGACGAGGCGCAGGCCGTCAAGGGCGCCGACTGGCTCCACGTCGACGTGATGGACAACCATTTCGTCCCCAACCTCACGCTCGGGGTGCCGGTCGTCGAGTCGCTGAGCCGGGCCACGTCCACGCCGCTGGACTGCCACCTGATGATCGAGGACCCGGACCGCTGGGCCCCGCAGTACGTGGAGGCGGGCGCCGGGTCGGTGACCTTCCACGTGGAGGCCGCCGCCGCGCCCGTGCGGCTGGCGCGGGAGATCCGGGCCAAGGGGGCGCGGGCGTCGATGGCGCTCAAGCCCGCGACGCCGATCGAGCCGTACGAGGACCTGCTCCCCGAGCTGGACATGCTCCTGATCATGACCGTGGAGCCGGGCTTCGGCGGGCAGAAGTTCCTGGACATCATGCTGCCGAAGATCCGCCGCACCCGGGAGCTGATCTCCCGGCACGGTCTGGAGCTCTGGCTCCAGGTGGACGGCGGGGTCTCGGCGGAGACCATCGAGCGGTGCGCCGAGGCGGGCGCCGATGTGTTCGTCGCAGGTTCGGCCGTTTACGGTACCGATGACCCGGCGGCCGCCGTACGCTCACTGCGTGAGCTCGCGGAGACGGCCACCTCGGCCGCGCCCTGGGCCTGCGGGCACTGA
- a CDS encoding sugar-binding transcriptional regulator, which translates to MGPAELVQAAAMARRFYLEGKSKIQIAEEFGVSRFKVARVLETALERDLVRIEIRVPAELDAERSDALRARYGLRHAVVVESPADAAEDAPDPENLGEVAAGLLGELVNEGDVLGLAWGRSTIHMAAALHRLPPCTVVQLTGVYDAGTAERGSVEAVRRAAQVSGGEAHPIYAPMLLPDPATAAALRGQTGIARAFEYFDKVTVAAVSIGSWEPGISTVYDMLSDEERTHYASLGAAAEMSAHLFDAEGRRIGRDLGERCITVEADRLRRIPEVVAIAGGARKAAAIGAVLRSGLVTSLVTDTAAADYLLTESAPGPRPALDRADPDV; encoded by the coding sequence ATGGGGCCCGCCGAACTCGTGCAGGCGGCGGCCATGGCCCGCCGCTTCTATCTGGAGGGCAAGTCCAAGATCCAGATCGCCGAGGAGTTCGGCGTGAGCCGCTTCAAGGTGGCCCGGGTGCTGGAGACGGCGCTCGAACGCGATCTGGTGCGCATCGAGATCCGGGTGCCCGCCGAGCTGGACGCGGAGCGCTCCGACGCGCTGCGCGCCCGCTACGGCCTGCGGCACGCCGTCGTCGTCGAGTCCCCGGCCGACGCGGCCGAGGACGCGCCCGACCCGGAGAACCTGGGCGAGGTGGCCGCCGGACTGCTCGGCGAGCTGGTCAACGAGGGCGACGTGCTCGGCCTGGCCTGGGGCCGCTCCACCATCCACATGGCGGCGGCCCTGCACCGGCTGCCGCCCTGCACCGTCGTCCAGCTCACCGGCGTCTACGACGCGGGCACCGCCGAGCGCGGCTCCGTCGAGGCCGTGCGCCGGGCGGCCCAGGTCTCCGGCGGCGAGGCGCACCCGATCTACGCCCCGATGCTGCTCCCCGACCCGGCCACCGCCGCCGCGCTGCGCGGTCAGACGGGCATCGCGCGGGCCTTCGAGTACTTCGACAAGGTGACCGTCGCCGCCGTCTCCATCGGCTCCTGGGAGCCGGGCATCTCCACGGTCTACGACATGCTGTCGGACGAGGAGCGCACCCACTACGCGTCGCTGGGCGCCGCCGCCGAGATGTCGGCGCACCTCTTCGACGCCGAGGGCCGCCGGATCGGGCGGGACCTGGGCGAGCGCTGCATCACCGTGGAGGCCGACCGGCTCCGCCGCATCCCCGAGGTCGTGGCCATCGCGGGCGGCGCGCGCAAGGCGGCGGCGATCGGCGCGGTGCTGCGTTCGGGCCTGGTCACCAGCCTGGTGACGGACACGGCCGCGGCCGACTACCTGCTGACCGAGTCCGCGCCCGGCCCCCGGCCCGCGCTGGACCGCGCCGACCCGGACGTCTGA